The genomic interval TGATTGGTATTCTTTAAGTAAATGGCATAGCGCCCAAATCCATTGTCCTTGTATGATTGCATGCTTCTATCAATCCACCTTTGGGTTTCATTAATTGAAAGCGGCGCAGGCCAGAATGCCATAGTTTGAGGATCTGAGAAGACTTTGTAAGCAAGATTTAAATATTCAGGTTTATATTCCTTAATTATTAATCTATCCGTTTGCAGAACTATCATTATTAATATAAAAAATAAAGGTAAGGGATTCATTTTAGTTTTTCATTTGAACCCACTGTTTCTGTTTCTCACAGTAATTACTTATTTGATTTTTAAGAGTTTTTAAGACTAAATTTTCTTGTGGAAATAAAATTTTAAGAAAGCTTGTTCTGATAAATCATTTGTTTTATTTTTGGTTTAACCAAATGGTTAAACCCTTTAGTTAAACCAAAATGTCAAATTCTAACGATTCTAATACACAGGAAATTATAAAAAAGACCGCCCGAGAAGTCTTTTTTGAGAAAGGTCTTGATGGGGCCAGAATGCAGGACATAGCTGATAAGGCTGGGATAAATAAAGCATTGTTGCATTATTATTTCAGGTCCAAGGAAAAGCTTTTCGAAATCATTCTGGATGAAGAGAAGCAAAATTTTATGCGCTACCTGGAAGATATTATTACTTCTCAGGATTATACTTTTTTTGAGAAAATCGAAAAGATTGTTGAGAAGCAAATTGACAACATGATCAATGCGCCTCAATTGCCGCACTTCATCATGAACGAGATCATCAAAAGACCCGAGATGATGAATCAAATGATTGAGAAAAGTGGATTTAAGAGAGTCTTTGAGGTCTTTGTAAAACAGACAAGTGCAGAGGTAAAGAAGGGTACTATAAGAAATATTAAAGGGGAACAGTTGATGATGAATATTATGTGTATGGATACTTATCCCTTTATTGCAAAGCCTTATTTTATGAACCTTATGGGTATTGAAACTGACACCGAGTATCTAAAGGTAATGCAGAAAAGAAAAAAAGAGGTAGTCGAATTCGTGATCACTGCTATCAAGCTTTGATTTTTCTCTCCAATTATATAATAAAATAAATAACATCGATAGACTGAATTAATAATAGCTATGAAAAAGAATAGATTTTTAATCGGATTTTTACTCTTGATCACATCGGGGAGTTTCGCTCAGGAATCTTTTACATTAAAAAGTGCAATAGAATACGGGCTTCAGAATAATCTGAAAATGGGCAAAGCCTTTAATGAGAAGGATAGAGCAAACCAAAGAGAAAAAGAAGCATTCTCTAGTTATCTGCCTCAGGTAAACGGGACAGTGACGCTGGATGACAACATTAAAAGGCAAGCCATGGTATTTCCAGCAAATCCTCTTATGCCAGAAGGTGCTACGGTGCGCATGGGTACCCAGTTTAATACCGGGGCAGTAATTCAACTTGACCAGACAATCTTTGACCAGGCTGCAATGCTGGGAATAAAAGCTGCCAGACCTAACAAAGCAATGGCTGATCTGAAATACCAGCAATCTGAAGAAAGCATTATTTATGATGTATCTTACAGTTATTATCAGGTATTTGTTTTTAAGCAATATCTGAATCTTCAACTCGAAAACAAAAAGAAACAAGAACAGTTGCTTGCAATTGCAAAGCTTCAACTGGATAAGGGCGTCATCAAGAAGAATGATTACAATAAAATACTTGTAACACTTAACAATACTTTATCTCAATTAAGTCTGGCGGAACAAAATCTTGAGCTTGCCAACAGTCGCCTGAAGAATGTGATGGGACTTCCGCTCGATCAGGAGATTGTACTTGCAGATACAGCAATACTAAAGTCGAATGTAAGGCTTGCTAAAGAAAGCGAATTTGATGCACGGAACAGGACTGATTTCAAACTTCAGCAAACTCAAATCATATTTCATGATCTAGATGCCAGAAGGATAAGAGGTACAGGGCTCCCTAGATTGACTGCATATGCTCGTTATGGAGTGCAGGCAATGGGAAATGATTTTCAGGAGTCATTTAACAGAAAGTTTGATTATTCCTCTATTGGTTTAAAATTAAGTGTTCCTCTTTTTGATGGCCTGAAAAGAAATGCGCAATACAAGCAAGCCCGCATTGATATGAAAAATGCTCAGGCAGACCTGTTGTTAAATGAAAGATCTTATCAGGTTGAATATTCCAATGCTAAGGTGCAGTTAAACAAATCAGCAAGCAGTCTGGAGAATAACGAAAGCAATCTGAAGCTGGCAGAAGAAGTTTATCAGACTACCACATTGGAGTATCAAAGAGGAGTGGCTGGCTTATCAGACTTGCTTAATGCAGAGTACTCCTACAAGGATGCTCAGGTCAATTATATCAATTCATTATTAAACTACTATACTTCTCAGTTGGACATAGAAAAGTCAAGCGGTACTCTTAAGAATTTTGCTTCAAACCTTTAATATTTTTAATTATCAGATATATGAAAAAGAAAATTATAGTAATCTCTTCAATATTGGTTATTGTTCTTTTTATCGGATTTAAACTTGCAACCAACAAAAAGAAACTGAATGAGAAAAATAAACCTGCAATTAATACCAATGTTGCCATTCCTGTAAGTACAGCGATTGTATCAGTTGGTCCTGTATCTGGAGAAATGATTAAGGTTGGTACGGCAGCTGCTTATCAGGAAGCAGATGTAATGGCTCTGTCTTCAGGAAAAATATCCAAGCTTAATATTGATCTTGGGTCTTATGTAAAAAAAGGACAGATCATTGCTGCACTTGATACCAGACTTCTTCAGCTTTCTCTGGAGGCTTCTGAACTTGACCTGAATAAAATGAAAAAGGATTATGAAAAATACAATGATCTTTTACAGGGAAATGCAGCAACAGAAACGCAGGTTACTGACCTTCAGTTTAAATATCAGACTTCTGCTAATAAAGTAGAGCAGATCAAAAAACAAATTGCTGATGCGCATATTGCAGCTCCTGTCTCAGGTAGAATAACAAAGAAGAACTATGAAGAAGGAGAGTTTGTAAATCCGGGTGCTGCTATTGCAAGTATTGTAGACATTACCAGACTTAAAGTAAAGGTAATGGTTAGTGAAAGAGAAGTATACACTTTGAAAGAAAATCAAATAGTAAAAGTAACAGCGGATGTGTTCCCTGATCAGGTCTTCACTGGAAAAATCTCTTACATAAGTCCTGCAGGAGACGAGGCACATAACTATCCTGTGGAAGTTATTATAAACAATGCTTCATCAAATAGCCTGAAAGCCGGAACTTATGTGAAAGTTGAATTTGGCACTAAGTCTTCGGGGACGGCTTTGCAAATTACCAGAGATGCTCTTATAGAGAGCATCAAAAATCCATGCGTATATGTAGTGGAAGGTGATATTGTGAAGAAAAGAAATATTAAGGTGGGCAGAGAGTTTGGTTCAACAATAGAAGTGCTTGAAGGGCTTCAGGAGGGAGACATGGTAGTTACAAATGGTCAGATCAACCTTAATGATCAGTCAAAAATTCAAATTGTAAAATAAGGTTACATAAACCAATAATATTATGTCAATAACCGAAGTTGCTGTCAAAAGGCCATTGCTGATTACAGTAATATTTACCGTTCTCATACTCTTTGGTGTTATTTCCTATAAAGAGCTTAATTATAATCTCTTGCCAAAGTTTGAGGCCAACGTTGTCACTATTCTGACAACCTATCGTGGTGCTTCTCCTGATGAAGTAGAAAACTCCGTTACAAAGAAAATTGAAGAAGCAGTCTCTGCTGTAGAAGGATTGGATAAGCTAACCTCTTCCTCAATGGAAGGGGCATCAGTTGTAATGATTCAGCTTAAATCAGGGGTAGATGTTACGAAAACCCAGCAGGATGTTCAGAGAAAGGTGGATGGAGTTCTGGCTCAATTGCCTGATGAAATAACAAGACCTGTAGTAAATAAATTTTCTACCGATGAAATGCCTGTAATGCGTTTGGGTGTAAATGGAAACCTAAGCCCAACATTACTATATGATCTGATGGATAAGAAGTTAAAGCCACAGCTGGCAAATGTTTCCGGTGTTGGTCAGGTCACTGTAGTGGGTGGTAATCCAAGAGAAATTAAGGTAAATATTGATCAAAACAAAATACAGGCTTATAAGCTCTCTATTACGCAGGTATCTCAGGCTATTAATGCAGCTAATAAATCTTTCCCGTCAGGTAAAGTTGAAACAGCAAGAGACCAGTTTTCTATAAAGTTTGATGCCAAGATTGGAGATGTAGGTATACTTAGAAATCTTATTGTAAAACAAAATGCGGATGGCAGTAAAATTTATCTGAAGGATATTGCAGAAGTGGTGGACACTCAATCTGATGCGACTGCAATCAACCATGTTAATGGTATTCCTTCCCTAGGTATAATAATCCTTAAGCAAACGGATGCCAATGCAGTAGAGGTTTGTGATCTCGTAAAGAAGAAGATTGAAGTGCTTGAAAAACAGTATGCTTCAAATGGGCTGAAATTTGATATTTCTGTTGACCAGTCTAAGTTTACTTTGGCTTCTGCAGATGCTGTTATTCACGATTTATATCTTGCCGTGTTTATTGTTGCTGTGGTGATGCTCATGTTCCTTCACAGCGTGAGAAGCTCAATGTTCGTTCTGGTAGCTCTTCCTTCATCAATGATACCAACATTTATCGCAATGTACCTGTTGGGCTTCTCATTGAACCTGATGACACTGATGGCATTATCTCTTGTAGTGGGTATTCTTGTGGATGACAGTATCGTTGTGTTGGAGAATATTTACCGACACATGGAAATGGGTAAAGATAAAAGAACTGCTTCTCTGGATGGTAGAAATGAGATAGGATTTACAGCGCTTGCAATTACACTTGTTGACGTGGTGGTATTCGTGCCTTTAGCGATGACATCGGGTTTGATTGGTAATATTCTCAGAGAGTTCTCTCTTGTTGTGGTGTTCTCTACTCTTATGAGTTTAATGGTATCTTTTACTATCACTCCTTTGCTGGCTTCAAGATTTGGCAGGTTGGAGGTGTTGAACCCTAATTCATTATGGGGAAAAATTAATATTGGATTTGAAAATTTCCTTGACTCATTAAAAGAAGAATATGGAAAAGTATTAAGATGGTCATTGAGTAGCAAGCGTTGGGTGTTGTTGGGAACTATCATTTTGCTTATAGCCTCTTTTGCATTGCTTCCGTTAGGATTTATCGGAGCTACATTTATCAGCTCAGGAGATCGTGGCGAAATGAGCGTAAAACTTGAGCTGGCATCACAAAGCTCTCTTTACCAGACAAACATGATGGCACAGAAAGTAGAAAAGATGATCATGGAAAAGCCAGAAGTTGTGAAGGTCGTAACAACTATCGGATATAGCAGTTCCAGTCCTTCCTCAGGAGGTGGCTCGAACAGTAATATAGCAGACATGACAGTAGTGATGGTTGATAAAGAGGAACGTAATATTTCTGCAGAGGACTTTGGAGTGAAACTGAAAAGTGAAATCTCTAAAATTCCGGGTGTAAAAGTAACGGTGAATCCTGTGAATATAACGGGAAGCAGTGGCGAGTCTCCTATACAGGTTGCGGTAAAAGGTACTGATATGAAAGTCATCCGTGAAGCAGCTGCGATGGTTAAAGAAGCCATTAAAAGTGTACCGGGTACCCAATATGTTCAATATAGCGCTAAAGATCCTAAGCCTGAAATTGAGGTGACGCTTGACAGAGAAAAGATGGCTCAGCTTGGACTCAGCGCAAGTGATGTGGGGATGACACTTCAGAATGCTTTCAGGGGAGACGAGACATCTAAGTTTAAAGTGGGTGGTAATGAATATGATATCTTCATTTCCCTGGATAAGTTTGACAGATCTAATATTGAGGATGTTAAAAAACTAACATTTGTGAATAATAAAGGTCAGAATTTCCAGCTCGATCAATTCTCTGAGGTGAAGGAGACTATGGGAGAAAGTGTCCTTGAAAGAATCGACAGGTTATCTACAATAAAAGTAAACTCATCAGTTGTTGGAAGGCCGGTTGGAACTGTCGGACAGGAAATTCAGGCTAATGTAAATAAGTTAAATCTTCCGGAAGGCATCACAATAGAGTACCTTGGAGATATGCAGAGACAAAAAGATGCATTCGGAAGTCTTGGTTTAGCCCTGATTCTGGCCTTGGTCCTTGTTTATCTTATCATGGTGGCTCTTTACGAAAGTGTTGTTTATCCGTTTGTGGTATTATTTGCTATCCCGGTGGCAACTGTCGGCGCCTTCCTTGCTCTTGCTTTGACAATGGAAAGTTTAAGCATCTTCTCCATCGTTGGTATGATCATGTTGATTGGACTTGTTACCAAGAATGCGATTCTTATCGTTGATTTCACAAATCAATTAAAAGAAGAAGGGTATACGGTAAAAGAAGCCTTGATTGAAGCAGGTAAAGAACGTCTTCGTCCGATCCTGATGACAACGATTGCAATGATCGTTGGAATGTTGCCAATAGCATTATCCACTGCATCAGGAGCAGAAGTAAAGAACGGTATGGCATGGGTGATTATTGGTGGTCTTACAAGTTCATTGTTATTGACACTTGTTGTTGTACCGGCGGTTTATATGATTGTTGAGACAATTATTAATAAATTCAAACCAAAGAAAAAGGAAGAGGCCCAGACAGGAACAGAGGAGAAGATTGCTATCAACATACCGATAATGCAGAATTAGGAGTCTGAACTGGGCTTCGTGGGATTAAAAGATAGACAGGTTTATCTTCGCTAGTTTAAAGCAACGAAAAGAATCCCCTTAATCTGTGAATTCGATAAATCCCGATTCTAATTAAGTTTTATAAAAAAAGGTGATCAGTTTTGATCGCCTTTTTCGTTTTTTATCTCACCGTTTCTCTTTTTCAATAAGAAACTAAATCGTAGATAATCCTGTCTATCCCTTAATGCCATGGATCCCAGTTCAGACAATATTTACTTACCATTCCCTAATTCCAGCCTTATACTCTATAGCCCTTATAAACTCTGTTTTAGCCTCTGCATAATCGTTGATATCATCCCAATCCTTTTCCGATAATTCAGATTTTATAAGATTGTAGGCTTCTTTTTCTTCCTGATGTTCTCTTAAGTAATTCCTAAATGCCAGATGCCTTATCCAGAAAGGATAATTTAATTCTACCATGTGAATCTGGTGAGTTCTTTTATTCTCAGTTGATTTGGTGAAAAATCTCCGGTATGGCATAGTGTCTTCATATACAGAAATATAAGTATAGTTGCATGTTTTGATAGGAGCTATAAAGTCATTAGCTTTTGAAAAATCAGGTACTCCTATCAGAATATCTATGATTGGCTTAGCGCTTAGACCTTCTATGGCAGTACTTCCTATATGTTCAATCTGAATATCTGAATTTTGTATTGTAGATGAAAGAAGATCTTTTTCAATATCAAATAGGTTCTTCCAGTCTTTATTAAAAGGATGTAATTCTACTTTCATCTTTTTTCTATATAAAATTTCAGCCCAGGTCATTAGTCTAGTCTTTCTCCTTCCATTTTTCTGACCTAGTTATTTCTTTAAATGTCTCTCCAGAAAATCAACATAATGATCGATTAATTCGCTCGGATTATTTTTTTCAAATACACCAAAACCTATGAAAAAGGTTGGTTCAGGCATTAAAAACCTGGAAGCAATATTGACAGATTCTATAAATTCCTGAGCATTTCCAACAGTAGCAATACCCATATGCAGTTTTTCCAACCAAAGAGGATCTTCCAATGTATTGTACGTCAGGTAAGGGATAAGAAAAGGGACAAACCTTGAAAACTCCGGGTTTATTTCGGTATAAAGTCTTTGGTCCTCCCAATTACCAATTGGAAAGGCTTGTGGGCCTGGGGTATTCATATGAAAGAAATACTTTTCTTCAATCAGATGGTTGTAATCGCAAAACTTATTAGCCTCTATTACTTTATATAAAGTTTCCCATATGTCATCTCCGGATTGATTAATAATTTGATAAGGATGAAAAGATGCACCGATGGTGATAGTTCCATTATTACCTGTTAGAGGCTGAATTAATTTATAGAAACCGTTTTTGTCATCCGACATACGCTTAGGGTTCCCCTGAGTAAATCCCCAGATGTATTCTTTTCTAAAGGAATTGAGGGTTATTTTTTCAGAATCTTTTTTGGAGCCCATGGTATTCAGTTTTTTTTTGATAAAAAAAAATAATAATGAATTATTAAAATTCTTTTAAGTAGATACTCGATTTTTGCTTTGCTTTATTTTTATCCCAGTTTAAAATTACTTAAAACATCTTTGAATCCATATACACGGGCTCATCTTTACACGATTAGTTTATTAGTAATTTTTAAAACTTTTTACTGAATTTTCAGTAATTATTGAAAGTTTAGAAAATGTTTCTATATTTGTGCTATGAAATTTGAAGAAGGTAAAAAGCAGTTTATTCAAACTTGGGGAAAACTGGGGTCGGAATGGGGGATTAATAGAACTATGGCTCAGGTCCATGCGCTTTTGCTTATCGCTCCAAAACCGCTCAGTACAGAAGAAATCATGGAAGAGCTGAGTATTTCCCGGGGAAATGCCAATATGAACATAAGGGATTTGCT from Sporocytophaga myxococcoides carries:
- a CDS encoding TolC family protein encodes the protein MKKNRFLIGFLLLITSGSFAQESFTLKSAIEYGLQNNLKMGKAFNEKDRANQREKEAFSSYLPQVNGTVTLDDNIKRQAMVFPANPLMPEGATVRMGTQFNTGAVIQLDQTIFDQAAMLGIKAARPNKAMADLKYQQSEESIIYDVSYSYYQVFVFKQYLNLQLENKKKQEQLLAIAKLQLDKGVIKKNDYNKILVTLNNTLSQLSLAEQNLELANSRLKNVMGLPLDQEIVLADTAILKSNVRLAKESEFDARNRTDFKLQQTQIIFHDLDARRIRGTGLPRLTAYARYGVQAMGNDFQESFNRKFDYSSIGLKLSVPLFDGLKRNAQYKQARIDMKNAQADLLLNERSYQVEYSNAKVQLNKSASSLENNESNLKLAEEVYQTTTLEYQRGVAGLSDLLNAEYSYKDAQVNYINSLLNYYTSQLDIEKSSGTLKNFASNL
- a CDS encoding TetR/AcrR family transcriptional regulator, whose amino-acid sequence is MSNSNDSNTQEIIKKTAREVFFEKGLDGARMQDIADKAGINKALLHYYFRSKEKLFEIILDEEKQNFMRYLEDIITSQDYTFFEKIEKIVEKQIDNMINAPQLPHFIMNEIIKRPEMMNQMIEKSGFKRVFEVFVKQTSAEVKKGTIRNIKGEQLMMNIMCMDTYPFIAKPYFMNLMGIETDTEYLKVMQKRKKEVVEFVITAIKL
- a CDS encoding efflux RND transporter permease subunit, which gives rise to MSITEVAVKRPLLITVIFTVLILFGVISYKELNYNLLPKFEANVVTILTTYRGASPDEVENSVTKKIEEAVSAVEGLDKLTSSSMEGASVVMIQLKSGVDVTKTQQDVQRKVDGVLAQLPDEITRPVVNKFSTDEMPVMRLGVNGNLSPTLLYDLMDKKLKPQLANVSGVGQVTVVGGNPREIKVNIDQNKIQAYKLSITQVSQAINAANKSFPSGKVETARDQFSIKFDAKIGDVGILRNLIVKQNADGSKIYLKDIAEVVDTQSDATAINHVNGIPSLGIIILKQTDANAVEVCDLVKKKIEVLEKQYASNGLKFDISVDQSKFTLASADAVIHDLYLAVFIVAVVMLMFLHSVRSSMFVLVALPSSMIPTFIAMYLLGFSLNLMTLMALSLVVGILVDDSIVVLENIYRHMEMGKDKRTASLDGRNEIGFTALAITLVDVVVFVPLAMTSGLIGNILREFSLVVVFSTLMSLMVSFTITPLLASRFGRLEVLNPNSLWGKINIGFENFLDSLKEEYGKVLRWSLSSKRWVLLGTIILLIASFALLPLGFIGATFISSGDRGEMSVKLELASQSSLYQTNMMAQKVEKMIMEKPEVVKVVTTIGYSSSSPSSGGGSNSNIADMTVVMVDKEERNISAEDFGVKLKSEISKIPGVKVTVNPVNITGSSGESPIQVAVKGTDMKVIREAAAMVKEAIKSVPGTQYVQYSAKDPKPEIEVTLDREKMAQLGLSASDVGMTLQNAFRGDETSKFKVGGNEYDIFISLDKFDRSNIEDVKKLTFVNNKGQNFQLDQFSEVKETMGESVLERIDRLSTIKVNSSVVGRPVGTVGQEIQANVNKLNLPEGITIEYLGDMQRQKDAFGSLGLALILALVLVYLIMVALYESVVYPFVVLFAIPVATVGAFLALALTMESLSIFSIVGMIMLIGLVTKNAILIVDFTNQLKEEGYTVKEALIEAGKERLRPILMTTIAMIVGMLPIALSTASGAEVKNGMAWVIIGGLTSSLLLTLVVVPAVYMIVETIINKFKPKKKEEAQTGTEEKIAINIPIMQN
- a CDS encoding efflux RND transporter periplasmic adaptor subunit produces the protein MKKKIIVISSILVIVLFIGFKLATNKKKLNEKNKPAINTNVAIPVSTAIVSVGPVSGEMIKVGTAAAYQEADVMALSSGKISKLNIDLGSYVKKGQIIAALDTRLLQLSLEASELDLNKMKKDYEKYNDLLQGNAATETQVTDLQFKYQTSANKVEQIKKQIADAHIAAPVSGRITKKNYEEGEFVNPGAAIASIVDITRLKVKVMVSEREVYTLKENQIVKVTADVFPDQVFTGKISYISPAGDEAHNYPVEVIINNASSNSLKAGTYVKVEFGTKSSGTALQITRDALIESIKNPCVYVVEGDIVKKRNIKVGREFGSTIEVLEGLQEGDMVVTNGQINLNDQSKIQIVK
- a CDS encoding GrpB family protein — encoded protein: MKVELHPFNKDWKNLFDIEKDLLSSTIQNSDIQIEHIGSTAIEGLSAKPIIDILIGVPDFSKANDFIAPIKTCNYTYISVYEDTMPYRRFFTKSTENKRTHQIHMVELNYPFWIRHLAFRNYLREHQEEKEAYNLIKSELSEKDWDDINDYAEAKTEFIRAIEYKAGIREW